GAGAAAACTGCCCCAGGCACCGGGAGGGCTTCCATGTGGCTGAAAACATCATAATACTTCGAAGTGTCAATCATGGCATCAGAATcagaactgtaggactggaagggacctcgagaggtcatctagcccagtcccctgcactcaaggcaggactaagtattatctagaccatccctgacaggtgtttgtccaacctgctcttaaaaatccccaatgatggagattccacaacctcccgaggcaatttattccagtgcttaaccaccctgacagttaggaagcttttcctaatgtccaacctaaaccacccttcctgcaatttaagcccattgcttcttgtcctatcatcagaggttaagaaaaacaatttttctcctgcctccttgtaacaaccttttatgtacttgaaaactgttaccatgtcccctctcagtcttctcttttccagactaaaccaacccagttttttttcaatcttccctcataggtcatgttttctaggcctttaataatttttgttgcttttctccagactttctccaatttgtccacatccttcctgaaatgtggcgcccagaactggacacaatactccagttcaggCCTATTCAGTGCAGAAGAATTatgtctcatgtcttgcttacaacactcctggctaatacagcccagaatgatgtttgctttttttgcaacagtgttacactgttgactcatatttagcttgtggtccactgtgacctccagatccctttccgcagtactccttcctaggcagtcatttcccattttgtacgtgtgcaactgattgttccttcctaagtggagtacgtggcatttttcctcattgaattttatcttatttacttcagaccatttctccaggttgATGCAATGAAAAATCTCTGTGGTAAATGCTACAATGACATGCATAAGCTCTTGCTGGTCAAGCTGCCTCTTACTGTTTTCAGAAAGGAACAATAGTCAAATGAGGTTCTTGGTGTTTTACTATGTACTTGGTGTTGCAGTGATCAGGGGCAGCCCGGGCAGGGGAAATTTTTCTGCAGGGGTGGCAAGAGACATTTACATCTTCACCCTGGGACAGTCACTGCTCTTGGCACGTCAATGGGTGATGATTTTGGTTATAAAACGTTTTGTCTAGGGGCTAGTTAATGTAAAGCacccctcggtagctctcacagAAAGGATCTTTCTATAAAGGAGGGCCTGCTTGCtgtgtcatttcttttctttagaaTACAATGGGGCTGAGTAACTGCTCTCCTCTTGTGTGAATCAACATTTGTATGACCTGGTCCTTAGCCCCCAAAGCATTAAACATTTGGGACCCAACGAGAAGGTAACATGAATTCTGAGCACCATACAGTGCCCCGCTCGGAATAAGCATTCGTGGGATCTAGTCAGAGCATTTAATAACCTTGAGTAAGTACAATGACTGGCACCAGATAACTCGTGGGCACGTCTCCACTGGAGTGGGAGATGTCATTGCCACCTCATAGACATGCCAGTACTAGccctgctcaagctagcatggcTGTGTCTACCCAAGCCGGTCCTTCCAGTGCCAGTGTAGCTGGACCCTGCGTGTAAGGCTCTGTGTAAAACACTGGCATCTTTTGgcagcccaggacagcagtgaaGGGACACAGACTCATGGAGCAGAATGGCGGGTTGGCGGCATTAAGGGAATTTCTGTCTTAACGGGGCTAGCCTCTTTTCTTGTACCAGTGGCACAGCTGACCAGTATGGCTTGTGTGAGAAGTGGACTTATTGGTTCCCATTTAGACGATTCCAACGTGAAAGCTGCAGGCTGAAGCTTGTCTCACAACAGCGTGCAGGCAAGGCCCCAGGAAGACTGTCCCCAAAGTCTTCTGAAACCTAATCCGTGAAACTGTTCAATTGCAGCGTCACACCATCTGATCTCAAAGAGAAGGCTGCATCTCGCCCGTCTGCTTTGGAAAACGAGAGGTGCTAAGGTCCGTGGGTTTATTCCCCATTAACACTGCCAAGGAATGGTGGCTGTTTTACCGTAACAACCAAGTAAGTGTTGGCTTAAGTTACCGTGCCACAGCCATAGGAAGGGAAGACAAACATTCAATGCGTTCTGCGGACATTCGTTTTCTTGGGTAGGGCACATTTTAATCAGGGATGGGTAgaggagagaagaaaacaaagtgaATATTTTCTTGTCAAAAGACcatgaaaataatgaaataagAATTATTAAACCAACAAAGTTTCTTTAATAAATTAATAGCAGCATCACAAAACCCTTGGGGTGAATGACCAGAAAGAAGTCGGGAGGTGACAGCATTCAAGCATTCACAGAAATGTTCCCATCTGCTGGCAGGGAGCGAATGTGGGGGTCATAAGGCTGTCCTCTCGTACGTTCATCTGAACAGGTAATATACATCCAAATGTTTCAGCTAAGTAGCAATGGTCACCGGCGGTACAAGTCTCAGGGTGAAAggctctttttttaaacatttataaaagtAGTGTAGCGTCTATGTTCACTTCTCAGTATTTACATCGAAATACAGGAGGTTCCCTTTGTATCATAACTACTGTACTTGCATCAACAGGATGGAAGGTTCCTAATCAAGAATGATCCCTGCATGTGGCCTCTGCTAAATACTAGGATGCCATGACATATGAACTGTTTATACATGTGCTATAAGCTAGTATCATTCAACTTATTGCTAGTACTTTTAAAGTCTgtggttgctttttaaaaaatctagagagagagatttatttttgGAAAAGATGTGCTGTGAATTCGCCCTGCAAAAATActcaacaaaaggaaaaaaaaccagtTCTGATCTCCTCCAGGCCTTGCAGTATTTCAAACCTGAGCTAGAGAAAAGGGCAGCCACCTGAGGAGGGAAGTGGTGCCATTGTCCAGTCCCTCTTCTACCAGCTACCGTGCCCTTGTAGAAATACAAATGGACGCATGAGCGAGCGAGACATACTGAACAGTCAGGCCAGTGTCTGTGTAGCTGCAGAATACATGCTGCATGCTGCCTTCCTGCAGAGCATGAGCTAGAGTCACCACCGTGGCACTCTGGTCCGATGCCAATGTCACTCCGCTGATGGCGGTGGAAGAACTGCAGATCTACAGTGACACGAATGGgcggagaatcaggcccagggacTTCGGTGGGATTGCACCAGAGCCAAACTGGAGTAATGTCGAGGTGGATCAAGCTGTGGAACCCTGTAAGGGCCACACTGCAATAACTGCGGTCAAGTGCAATTCAACAGTGTAACCCCTTCACTAAAGCAACTGCTCCATTCTGCACTTCCTTTGTGGTTCCAGTTGGTGCCTATGAATCTGACAAGCTATAGTAAAACATTAGTCAAATGCAACTCATCCTTGACATGCATCAACCTTGCTATTCTCGGGCTTTTCATAAGCAGAGACTGCCGGTCACGCCAAAGGCACCTACTTTACAGGGATGTTGTTACGTTTGTTAATTAGTTAATGAAGGTATAAGCcgctaaagcaggggtgggcaaactttttggcccaaggaccacttctgggtggggaaattgcatgcagggccacgaatgtagggctggggcagggggttggggtgcaggagggagtgtgggagggggtgtggtgagcaggaagggggcctgccctgcctgccctggccctgcaccgctcccggaagcagccggcaccacgtccctgcgcccccggggaggcgggggagagaCAGAGGGCTCCGGGCGCTgaccttgcctgtgggtacctcccctgaagctcccattggctgcggttccccattcccggccaatgggagctgcagggggtggcgactgcaggtgagagcagtgcgcagagccctctgccccgatcccccaggggccgcagagatgtggtgccagccacttccgggagtggcgtggggtGGTGAcagtcctgtgggccggatccaaagccctgaggggctggatccagcccatagtttgcccacccctgcactaaaggCTAGCTCTGGCATGATGCAGAGTTCGGAGCACGGGGTGGTGCATTAATTGCATCACCCCAAGCAGCGCTGTGCTCCAGGCCCTCACCCGAGTCACGGTTCCTCGCCTACTTCCTCGTAGCTCCTGGGGCCAGTTGCTTACTGTTGGTTTATACCAAGTGGGCTGGTGCGCTTAGCCCATTCCTGGGATGGAACAAGCAATGGCTTGCTTACTCTGATGCACCTGGGCTCACGGTGCTAGGAAGGTTCTTTCGCCCTTGGGGAGGCTCAAAGTCCAAGGCATAAGGAAACAGCAGCCCTCCCAACACAAGCACGAAGTCTGGGTTGCGGTGGCAGGGTGTGCAGAAGAAAGCAATGCTGTCTCCAGAACTGGGACACTGCAAGTCTCAGGCTGCCGAGAAAACTAACATGTGAATGAGCAAGGAAATGTGAGACCGGTGAGAGCAAGAAGCTAGGAAAGATGAAACTGAGAGCTCTAATGAAACCAAAGCCCGCTTCCTGAGGTGAAGCAAATGACCTGAGTCCAATGAATCCACTCAAAGCAAACAACCTGACCCAGCAGCAAGCGAAGGACAGTAGGCTGATCTAGACGCTATAAATAATAGACtttgcttgcaacccctccctgcaCTAGTGTGGCGTAAAAGCTCTGAACAGAAGCTAACAGTTGCTTCAGAGCCAGACATTGAGCCAAACTCCGTTCACCTTTCTCATGTGAGCCACCACATTGGAGTCCATCAGACAACACGCATGAGAAAGCAGATCAGAGCCTGGCGCACTGCTAGCTCTGCATCTGGTTATTTTTAGGGTTCAGGGTAGAGCCAGAGACATTCTGTTTACAAAGAAAGGGTCAAGAGAGTTTGGTGGTTTTAATGCTGCCTTTCTAAACCAGTACAAGATTTCAGGATCCCAGGATCAAATGATCCTGAAAGGCCAGGACTGCAGAATCGAAGTGGGAAATCAGAACTGAAAACAGCACTCCAGTGTGAAAGGTGGGGCATTGCCCCACTATGTCACCCAGCCCGACCCCCATGCGACCAGTCTGGTTAGCCAGCTGTTCCATTGCAATACTGCTACGCTTTAGCTGAGGGATCCCTTCCAGGATGCTGGTAAGATTTGGTGTTGCACTGTTGCATGGCACATAACATGGGCGAGGATTTAAAGTATATATTTACCGTCAACTTAAAAAAGTTTTCCTTGATCTATAGCTATGAATGGGCCACTCTGGACTCCAGCAAATGCCACCTGAGTAAGTATTCAGCATTTTTGTTCATACGCTGGAAGAAAATGTCAGCATTTTGTCCATGGTGTAAGCAAAATACCAGATATTTTTGATCTAGTAGCAACAGTAAATATAGTACCTTAAACCTCACTGCAGTGTATGTATGATTTAAAGCACTGGGCTggaaagctgaattttttttaaaaaagctttgttCAGGATGCAGTATTTACATTGTTCTTTGAGTGACACATACGTTTTTACACAGGTATATTTCAGCTGCAGAGCCACGAGTGTGACTCGATTACACACAGCTCACCCTTTCGCTTACAACATTGCAGCTGTTTATCGACAGCTCTGAAGTCCCCGGTTGCATTTCTAAGCCCTCCTCCGTTTCATCCAACTCCATGCTGTTGAGTTCATTGCCGTTTCGGTAGCTATTTAAAGTAAGGTCTTTCCTGTACGAAGCTGTGGAAGCGACATTCAGACACTGGTTTTGTCGCAGTGTCGATTTTTTATTGGGCTTGTACTGGCAGCAGATGTAGTTGGCAAAAGCCCTGCGATAGGTTTTATTGAAGAGCGTGTACACCAGGGGGTTAATCCCAGAACAAATGTAACCAACCCAAACAAACACATCCATGAGTTCACCCAGGAGGCTCTCATCACAGGCTTCCTTGCAAAGAACGGACATGATGTTAGTGATGAAAAATGGACACCATAGGATAAGAAACAAAAAGAAGACGATGCCCAGGACCTTGGAGGCTCTGCGCTCGTTGTTGATAGACTGCATGGTCCCTTTCCGAAAGAGCACAGCTTCCTTATTTACGGGAGAGTTCAAGTGGGAGGCCGCCTCGTGGTTCTGGAGCATCGAGATGTTCTctgtgttgttttcttttttgaggCAGTTCATGCTGCTCCTTCGCTGCTTGGGCACCTCGCCGTACATGAACACTGTCGCTTGCTTCTGCAGCACCTGGACCGTCAGGCAGTATGAGATCACCATGATGATGAGCGGGATAAAGAATGCCACAAAGGACCCAATAAGGACAAAGTTCTCATCATTCAGAACGCAGCTCGCATTCACAAACACCCTGGAGTCATCCTGCAATCCTATGactgggatgggcagggatatcCCTAGAAAAGAGAGAGTGAAAGCAGACTGTTACTAAAGCATACAAGGACTCTGGAGAGCGTGTAAATGATTCGTGTCTCACACACACCGCATTTCACCCAGTGCCTAGAGCTGTTCCAAAGAGAAgtcacgtttcagagtagcagccgtgttagtctgcatccacaaaaagaaaaggaggacttgtggcaccttagagactaacacatttatttgaggataagctttcgtgagctacagctcacttcagtatcCCCAGGAGGAACAAGAACACCTGTTGTAACGCTCATGCCCACTGGGTGGCAGCACGGCCCCAGTGACAAAGACCTGCTTCTTGGCACATGGTGCAGGCATACTGGACTCCACGCCGATGCCCTGCAACGAATCACCTCCCCAGGGTTTCAGTGTAACTCCGTTCCCGGGCTCTTATGTCTCACGTTAATTCCGACCCGCAGACGCTGTCGTGGCTGTAGACAAGGTGGCTATTTACGACATCAATGAGCTTTGCTATACGTGGGCTGGCACCCAGGTTTGGGGAAGACGTTGCGATCACAAGTGTAGGGCAGACACTCTGAATTTCTGAAGCACAGCCGGCAGGCCTGTGTGGCCAAACCGTGAACCAACAGTGCAATGACTGAGAGAGAAAACCAGCCCCGTTCTTCCTAGCGCTCTGGGGGAAGCACATGCTATTTTCTGGTCTCATCCTGGAAGGAGCTGACCTCAGTGGTAgccgtgggtgctcagcacctctcaggatcaagcTTCTCATCTGTATTTGttaggggagggcagggggtctcTGTAAGCTGTGTCTCTCTGGGCTCTCTGCAGCGTATGCCTGGCAGTCACTCCACAGGCAGTCTTGTCCGAGGCCTGAGAGTGAAGCAATTGCGAAGTCTAACAAGGAGGTATGCGTCAAATAGTGTCTGTCTGATTCCTGTCCGTGGGACCCAGAATGCAACAGGCTACTGCTGTGTACAGGCTGTATGCACGGTGAGAACAGTAAGGGCGGAGGTAACCGCAGCCTCCTGGTGCCAGcgaaggggggaaggagaggggcggTTGTGAATGGGCCAGTCTCTGAGCTGAAGTCAGAGGCACACAACTAAAGCTTTTGGCTTCGTTCACGTTAAATGAATAAATTAAATTTTACTAGGGTGCATCTTCCAACTTCCCCAACTGCTGGGTCTGCTGACAAAATTACAGGAATCCCCCTATTTGCCAAGGGGGTTTCCCTTGCTCTCCGCACCCATCAATGATTTCGAttttgataatggcatagagagtacacttataaagtgcGCGGCCGataccaagcagggaggggttgcaagtgctgaATAATCTCAGGGAACACTGAAAAGATCAATAATTGATTAAATATGTGCTGAAGCCTTCTGCTCGTGGCTGCTAAGCCACACCCTGCTGCTCCTAGTTAAGTGTTTAGATCACCAGCGAGCTCACCCTAGGTTTATACTGTACAGTATCATCTTACTGGGTGATTATAATCAAGGGGGGAACACTTTGCAATACCAAGACCTTTGTATATAAATTACATATCCTTTGTCTTGTGTGTGTCATGTTTAGAAGTCCAAAATCTTTATCTAAAAGCAGAAATCTAAATGTGTTATTAAGCATGGTGTTCTTTTCCTGCCTTTGCTAAGTGACTTCCAGGATCCCGAAGAATACATCTGAGAACTGTGAGGGAATTTCTGCTGAAAAGCAACGACACCTATAAATGCTTCACATACCTAACGCTTGTTCTTCATTGTCCTGAGCTACATCTCCATgatccagctctctctctctctctctctgcagactGCCAAAGTGCAcatccaggctctcatcatctcaTGTCTTCGCCAATTTAATCGCCTCCTCTCTCAACTTAACTATGACAACCTTAATCCTCTCAAGTCCATTTAACACCCTGCTACTAAAAAACAACTTCTTAGCTTCTTGGTTCAGTTGCTTAACAATTACTGGGCAGCCCTTCCACACGTGAGTAatccaaatgaaatcaatggagttatatcGGAATAAAACTGGGATAGTGCATGTCCGAATAGATTTTTTGCTACAAGTTGTTAGTAAGAAACAAGCCCACTGTATTCAGAAAATAACAAGGGGCCAAATTCAAGCATGGTGCAACTTCACCGAGTTCAGTGGAGTTCCACCAGGGTTGGATTTAGCCCACAGTGATTAGATGAACATTCAGGGTGTCATTATGAGCGCATAAATAGGCAATGCTTTTGTATATTATGGAACCCAAGTCCCTTCTCAGTCACACTGCCATGAATCAGGAATATATTTATATcctgtatttatattttaagtcAAAGCAGATAGCTCTGTGGAAAAATAACAACTGCAGTCCTATTTTCATATCGATAACTGCaagtgaaaaaagttttaaagaatTCTTCTTGGGAAATGCTGGTCCCCTGAAGACTGATTGTTTGGCAAACAGAATGGGTCAGGCAGACCTGTTGCACTTCTAAAAACACTGTTTGTAACTTTCACATCTAAGAAAATTAACTGAAACATACCTAAATTATGATGGCTGACGTGTATATTCTACTCTGGATGCATCTGATCAGAGTCCTATTTCTTAATAAAAGGTGAATATTTAATTCTGTGATGCAGCAAAACCTGTTGTTGCAGGAACCATTTGACGGCAGGGAAAGGAAAAATCTCTGTTctgaggaggggaaaggaaatgaCTTAGGAACTGGTGCCAGTGTCACACTTGATTTCAGAGCTTGAGATGTCCAGGGTCAGAAGTGAgtcagattttaaagccagaagggaccattatctcatctagtctgaccacctgtgtaacacaggccattaaatgtCACCTGCTTACCCCTGTACTGAGCTTAGTGTCTGATTAAAACATGTCTTCCAGAAAGGGAGCCTGTCTTCATCTGAAAGTATCAAGAGATGGAGAGGCCACCACGTCCCTggggagtttgttccaatggttaatcaccacCATTGTTAAACATTTGTTCCCAGTTTGTAATTTGAAattctctggcttcagcttccagccacgtGTTcgtgttctgcctttctctgctagactaaagagccctttagtacccggCATCTTCTCCCCAGGAAGATACCGACGCACTTTACAtcacctctcagtcttccttTCGATAGGTTAATCAGAttaagctctttaagtctctcactgtcaggcatCTTCTCCAGCCCTCGAATCACTTTTGTGATTCTTTTCTGCTCGCtcttcagtttttcaacatcctttttcagatgtgggcaccagacctggactcAGTGTTCCAGGAtcggtctcaccagtgccatgaatagaggtaaaatcacctccctgctgTGACTCCCTATTCCCCTCTGTATACAATCCACCCCCAGCATCAccctgggaactcatgttcagtcCACTATGACCCCATCATCCATCCCagagtccctgctttccaggatacagtccctcATTCTGAGGGATGGCCTgagttctttgttcctagatgtagaaCTTTGCACGGGGCTATATTAAAACACACCGTGTATGAGTGGGCCCTGCTTGCCAAGCGATCCAGACTGCTCTGACTGACTGCTCTGTCCTCATCATTGTTTACCACAACTCCGCCAGTTTCTGTTTCATCCgaacattttatttcatatttcgtTCCAGATTACtgctgaaaatgttgaatagcgtCAGGcctagtactgatccctgcagaatcccactagaaacacccccatttgAGGATGATTCCTCATGGACAACAACTTTTTGAAATCTGTCCGTTAGCCGGTTCTAAATCCATTTCACATGCGCTCTCTTGATACTCCGCAGTGGTCAGAGATGGCGGATGATTCAGAAAGCTTGGGATTATGACAGATTCCAATTTCTAGGAGGGCACTTATTCACTGACCTTGAAGAAGAAAGGTTAGAAAAGCACAATGAACACGACAACTGCAGCATGGAGAACATTGGAGCTTTCCAAAGACTGACAGCAAAGAGATCTTTAGAAGTTGActaaaatatgcaaatatttcCACATAAATTCCTTGCTTTAATCAAACCTTGCTGTCCTGGTTTCGAGGTTTTACAGGGGTGCTCCTCTCTCCCCGTCTGTCTCAAGCCCCAGTACTGCAGCACTTTTACTGTGTAGCAGAGGTAGATCCTTTGACTCACGGATGCTGTGGATGCGAGTGGGCAGGAGAACGCTCGCCATCAGATCTCTGATACGGGAGTGCACTTGGCTAGTCTCTAGGAGTGTGTTACGGAGTGACAGGACAGCAGGTTTCTATTAGGGAGTGGGTGAAACCGTTCAGTTAAGATAAGAAACACCCTGTATCCCACACATTGCCCCATTATTCACAGATAACCTCTTTTGGGCTGTAAGAGTCTTCATCCCCAAACAGTCCTCCCTCCAGCCTGTGGTACCATCTGAGCTACTCGGTTGTCTCCTTGGGAGAAACATCCAGCTCTTGGATGCTGGTTAGACCAGCTAGCCCTGCATTGTCAGGCacaattctgatctcattcagTCTTTGTGTACCAGTGCTTGACTGGAGCTATTCCTTATTCACAACCCAAGGACTGAGATCAGGATGAGGGCCAGAGGTATATTTTCGAGGGCACCTAGATGGGCCACTCTTGCAACGCCTGTTCTGTAGCACAGTCAGGGGCCACCTCTAAAATCTGCTCCTTACTCAGGACTCATCTTCTGGGAGTGGCTAAGTGACATCCTCCTTCTCCTCTATTTCACCTTCCTCCCTTTCTCCTGACCGCAGCCATCCTCTCCATCACCCATCTTTGCAATCTGAGGGCTGTCTTTGGctgcctttctctccccccatccatgGCATGGCCAGCAGAACACATATGGAAACCGTGTGTTACTTAGCTGAGCTGTGACCACAGGAACAGAACTTATGAGGGCAAGACTGGGACTTGTCCTGAGTCGTCTCCCTGCCTTGCCCATCACAGACAGAGGAGAGAAGCCATAGGAAGTTGCTACTCCCCAACCTGCACAGCTGGGCAgggccctgactccaccccttgGCAGGCTACCTAGTGCAGAGGGAGCCAATCTGCTGCATGTATAGACCAGGAGCAGATTACTTCCCCCTGCAAGTGCTTTATAAATTATACTGATTTTCAAATGACTCGTGTGACTTAATGTACTTTAACTGTTTGCATTACGGTATTCACTGGATAACAACTAAAGAGAGACACTATTGGAGAAGGAAAGCACAGCTTACTACCAGGAATGTAATGATGTTGAGTCCCAAACTAGCCAAGATGAGAGAGGTCTACAGCTGGTTATGCTTATGACAGCTCAATTCTTTCACTCCCCAGTCAGTTGGTCTGTCAGACAATAGCCACAGAACCTTCTTCTGAGCCTTTCACCTATGATCCAGAGTAGAATCAGCGGCCATCCTTACTGAAGGATAGTCGGTCTGATTCAATGTGCTGAGCTTACAAAGGGATGGTCTTAATTCTGTGGAGCCTTTTCCAGCTAACTCCAATGACCCCAGTCTGACCTACTTGACAGCAACTTTCCTAAAGGTACACTCGTAACACAGCATTCTCCCCAAATCTGGCAAAATGTACAAGTTTACTAAGaaccctttgtagctcttcaagGGAGggtccatctttttgttctgtgtttatacagtgcttagcacaatggggtgctgggtCTGTGACTGGGGCCCAAAGGCACTATAGCAATGCAAAAAAATAACTATTATATAGTAGACTTCAAGGCAGCCTTTTCCTTTCCTGGAGCTGACTGGCATGCAACAGGTCACACAATTTCCAACCAACCCACTACTGGGGTGCTCAATGCATCATTAGCCAAATGGCCTCTGAGTGGGAAGTCTCATTTCAGAGCGGCACACAGTGGAAAGACCAGTGGGAtagtcttcctgcagcccctgctttcAGATTTTTGCATCTTCTCTTTGGCACAGGGAGAGCAGGAGGAAAGGGAGACAGAGCAAGACCCTTTGGACAACAAATTCAATTACAGTTGTTGTCTTAATGCCTGCTTCTTGTCATCTTTTAAGGTGTTCTCAAGCCAGCAGCTCAATTCTCTGAATGTTGCTGATGCCGTAGCGGTCGCAGAGGGCAGGCACTCCTCACAGCATAGTCTCAATTTATAAAACAACAGCACAAGTGACCTCAAACAcatctttgtaaaatattttattatttgatcCAGAGATAGTCTTGTAAAAAATGCCCAGATATACATCTACCATTGAAAATGTGACAAAGTCTCTCACTGTGAGCAGACAACAAAACCCAACTGAGTCAAAAGCAATTTTGGATTGGGTATTCTTTGAAAAGATCTGTTCCAGGAATAATGATCTGGAGGCAGATCTCTgtcctgtgctatacaggagctcaaaccagatgatcacaatggtcccttgtggccttggaatctataagcACTAACTaagtttttttgccatttaatttcctCGAGTTTTGAACCGAAAGAAAACGTGTTGGTTGGAGCTAGTGGTCATTGTAGCAGTGGTAGCTAGCATGGAAGTGGAGCAGCCTACTGATCCTGGCCCTATACCTGTCTCCTCCAACCAGCCTTGTCCCTCCCAGTCTGGCCATCCTCCCAGCTGGCCCCACAGTACTGTTTTGTCCAGACTTCTCCCCACCTCATGTtgccgggggagggagggcagggacgTGTCCTGGATGTGCCTATGTGGCAGTGTACCCAGGTTTCCAACTGGACCCAGCCTTGAAACCCAGCTATCCCCCCAGGCATGACGAGAGAACCCAAAGACTCTTCTTAGAGCCATCACACGTTTCTGAAAAGGAGCTGTATTCTGTGTGCTGCTTGGCCCCCTCCCATCTCTCCTTCCCCAAAGCACGCTCAGCGAGGGCCGAAGTGGGGATAATCCCAGCTGAAT
Above is a window of Natator depressus isolate rNatDep1 chromosome 9, rNatDep2.hap1, whole genome shotgun sequence DNA encoding:
- the HTR2C gene encoding 5-hydroxytryptamine receptor 2C isoform X4, whose protein sequence is MTIMPSQQRTNSRSCEKSFAGDSAWPLPKQLCPVWISLDVLFSTASIMHLCAISLDRYVAIRNPIEHSRFNSRTKAIMKIAAVWTISIGISLPIPVIGLQDDSRVFVNASCVLNDENFVLIGSFVAFFIPLIIMVISYCLTVQVLQKQATVFMYGEVPKQRRSSMNCLKKENNTENISMLQNHEAASHLNSPVNKEAVLFRKGTMQSINNERRASKVLGIVFFLFLILWCPFFITNIMSVLCKEACDESLLGELMDVFVWVGYICSGINPLVYTLFNKTYRRAFANYICCQYKPNKKSTLRQNQCLNVASTASYRKDLTLNSYRNGNELNSMELDETEEGLEMQPGTSELSINSCNVVSERVSCV
- the HTR2C gene encoding 5-hydroxytryptamine receptor 2C isoform X1 yields the protein MSTVSGTGILVSLTTVSVTLDFRLHGGLMAWPLSNNLTLNQSLPTSDPLNASERGEVSRVSMREKNWPALLILVIILLTIGGNILVIMAVSLEKKLQNATNYFLMSLAVADMLVGILVMPVSLITILYDSAWPLPKQLCPVWISLDVLFSTASIMHLCAISLDRYVAIRNPIEHSRFNSRTKAIMKIAAVWTISIGISLPIPVIGLQDDSRVFVNASCVLNDENFVLIGSFVAFFIPLIIMVISYCLTVQVLQKQATVFMYGEVPKQRRSSMNCLKKENNTENISMLQNHEAASHLNSPVNKEAVLFRKGTMQSINNERRASKVLGIVFFLFLILWCPFFITNIMSVLCKEACDESLLGELMDVFVWVGYICSGINPLVYTLFNKTYRRAFANYICCQYKPNKKSTLRQNQCLNVASTASYRKDLTLNSYRNGNELNSMELDETEEGLEMQPGTSELSINSCNVVSERVSCV
- the HTR2C gene encoding 5-hydroxytryptamine receptor 2C isoform X2, translating into MVRGCLPGQGKEESRLMLSANKPCCHPNMLLFRMSPWWYFNSSRRMEARCRPHTDQECHRRDAVEDSAWPLPKQLCPVWISLDVLFSTASIMHLCAISLDRYVAIRNPIEHSRFNSRTKAIMKIAAVWTISIGISLPIPVIGLQDDSRVFVNASCVLNDENFVLIGSFVAFFIPLIIMVISYCLTVQVLQKQATVFMYGEVPKQRRSSMNCLKKENNTENISMLQNHEAASHLNSPVNKEAVLFRKGTMQSINNERRASKVLGIVFFLFLILWCPFFITNIMSVLCKEACDESLLGELMDVFVWVGYICSGINPLVYTLFNKTYRRAFANYICCQYKPNKKSTLRQNQCLNVASTASYRKDLTLNSYRNGNELNSMELDETEEGLEMQPGTSELSINSCNVVSERVSCV
- the HTR2C gene encoding 5-hydroxytryptamine receptor 2C isoform X3, which encodes MLSANKPCCHPNMLLFRMSPWWYFNSSRRMEARCRPHTDQECHRRDAVEDSAWPLPKQLCPVWISLDVLFSTASIMHLCAISLDRYVAIRNPIEHSRFNSRTKAIMKIAAVWTISIGISLPIPVIGLQDDSRVFVNASCVLNDENFVLIGSFVAFFIPLIIMVISYCLTVQVLQKQATVFMYGEVPKQRRSSMNCLKKENNTENISMLQNHEAASHLNSPVNKEAVLFRKGTMQSINNERRASKVLGIVFFLFLILWCPFFITNIMSVLCKEACDESLLGELMDVFVWVGYICSGINPLVYTLFNKTYRRAFANYICCQYKPNKKSTLRQNQCLNVASTASYRKDLTLNSYRNGNELNSMELDETEEGLEMQPGTSELSINSCNVVSERVSCV